Proteins encoded together in one Kutzneria kofuensis window:
- a CDS encoding polynucleotide kinase-phosphatase has protein sequence MTELVIPQLSLVALVGASGSGKSTFARKHFRPTEVISSDHCRGLVSDDDNDQSATGDAFDVLHYIAGKRLHNGRLTVVDATNVQREGRASLVRLAREHDVLPVAVVLDLPESVCFQRNEARPDRDFGVHVIRRQRNDLRRSLRFLEKEGFRRVHVLRTVEEVEAVTIRREPLVNDRRGETGPFDIIGDVHGCRAELTELLARLGYHVEGDFASHPAGRRAVFVGDLVDRGPDTPGVLRLVMNMVAAGTALCVAGNHENKLVRALRGRNVQVTHGLAESLAQLSEQPEEFRKQAEQFCYDLVSHYVLDGGKLVVAHAGLPERYQGRASGRVRSFALYGETTGETDEYGLPVRYPWANDYRGSATVVYGHTPVPSAEWVNNTICLDTGCVFGGRLTALRYPERELVSVAAEKVWYEPVRPLAPVEAVRPPDELDLTDVIGKRTVQTANHGRLTVRAENAAAAIEVMSRFAIEPAKLLYLPPTMAPVATSQRPEVLEHPEEAFAGYRHDGVDRVVCEEKHMGSRAVVLVSRDGGAVHTRTGRSFFDEELTGQLLERIRSAIAKAALWSTLDTDWLLLDCELLPWNAKAGALIREQYAAVGAAAQGALPAAVDVLREASHRGVDVTELLARTESRASNAAAYREAYERYCWPTEGLNGVRIAPFQLLASEKATYHDRPHSWHLALADQLSAADPELFASTANLTVDTTDPESVRAGVRWWEELTAAGGEGMVVKPMANLTRGRRGLVQPGLKVRGREYLRIIYGPDYTEPGNIDRLRQRGLAAKRSLAAREYALGIEGLERLARGEPLWRVHECVFAVLALESEPVDPRL, from the coding sequence ATGACCGAGCTCGTCATCCCGCAGCTGTCGCTGGTCGCGCTGGTCGGCGCCTCCGGCTCGGGCAAGTCCACCTTCGCCCGCAAGCACTTCCGGCCGACCGAGGTGATCTCCAGTGATCACTGCCGCGGCCTGGTGTCCGACGACGACAACGACCAGTCGGCCACCGGCGACGCGTTCGACGTGCTGCACTACATCGCCGGCAAGCGGCTGCACAACGGCCGGCTGACCGTCGTGGACGCGACCAACGTGCAGCGCGAGGGGCGGGCGTCGCTGGTGCGGCTGGCCCGCGAACACGACGTGCTGCCGGTCGCCGTCGTGCTGGACCTGCCGGAGTCCGTGTGCTTCCAGCGCAACGAGGCCCGGCCGGACCGAGACTTCGGTGTGCACGTGATCCGGCGGCAGCGCAACGACCTGCGCCGGTCGCTGCGCTTCCTGGAGAAGGAGGGCTTCCGCCGCGTGCACGTGCTGCGCACGGTCGAGGAGGTCGAGGCCGTGACGATCCGCCGCGAGCCGCTGGTCAACGACCGGCGCGGCGAGACCGGGCCGTTCGACATCATCGGCGACGTGCACGGCTGCCGCGCCGAGCTGACGGAACTGCTGGCACGGCTGGGATATCACGTCGAAGGCGACTTCGCGTCGCACCCGGCGGGGCGCCGCGCGGTGTTCGTCGGCGACCTCGTGGATCGTGGACCGGACACGCCGGGCGTGCTGCGGCTGGTGATGAACATGGTCGCCGCCGGCACGGCGCTGTGCGTGGCCGGAAACCACGAGAACAAGCTGGTCCGGGCCCTGCGCGGGCGCAACGTGCAGGTGACGCACGGGCTGGCGGAGTCGCTGGCGCAGCTGTCCGAGCAGCCGGAGGAGTTCCGCAAGCAGGCCGAGCAGTTCTGCTACGACCTCGTGTCGCACTACGTGCTGGACGGCGGCAAGCTGGTCGTGGCGCACGCCGGGCTGCCGGAGCGGTACCAGGGGCGGGCGTCCGGCCGGGTGCGCAGTTTCGCGCTGTACGGGGAGACGACCGGGGAGACCGACGAGTACGGACTGCCGGTTCGGTATCCGTGGGCCAACGACTACCGCGGCAGCGCGACCGTGGTGTACGGGCACACGCCGGTGCCGTCCGCCGAGTGGGTGAACAACACCATCTGTCTGGACACCGGGTGTGTGTTCGGCGGCCGGCTGACGGCGCTGCGGTATCCGGAGCGGGAGCTCGTTTCCGTTGCGGCGGAAAAGGTCTGGTACGAGCCGGTGCGGCCGTTGGCGCCGGTGGAAGCGGTGCGGCCGCCGGACGAGCTGGACCTCACCGACGTGATCGGCAAGCGGACCGTGCAGACGGCCAACCACGGCCGGCTGACCGTGCGCGCGGAGAACGCGGCGGCGGCGATCGAGGTGATGAGCCGGTTCGCGATCGAGCCGGCGAAGCTGCTGTACCTGCCGCCGACGATGGCTCCGGTGGCGACGTCGCAGCGCCCGGAGGTGTTGGAGCATCCGGAGGAGGCGTTCGCCGGGTACCGGCACGACGGCGTGGATCGGGTCGTGTGCGAGGAGAAGCACATGGGCTCACGGGCCGTTGTGTTGGTGTCGCGCGACGGCGGTGCCGTGCACACACGGACCGGTCGGTCGTTCTTCGACGAGGAACTGACCGGGCAGCTGCTGGAGCGAATCCGTTCTGCCATCGCGAAGGCCGCGCTTTGGTCTACTTTGGACACTGACTGGCTGCTGCTCGACTGCGAGCTGCTGCCGTGGAACGCCAAGGCGGGCGCGTTGATCCGGGAGCAGTACGCGGCGGTCGGCGCGGCGGCCCAGGGTGCTCTGCCGGCAGCCGTCGACGTCCTGCGCGAGGCGTCCCACCGGGGCGTTGACGTGACGGAACTGTTGGCGCGCACGGAGTCCCGGGCCTCGAACGCCGCCGCCTACCGCGAGGCGTACGAGCGGTACTGCTGGCCGACCGAGGGCCTGAACGGCGTGCGGATCGCCCCGTTCCAGCTGCTCGCGTCGGAGAAGGCCACGTACCACGACCGCCCGCACTCCTGGCACCTCGCACTGGCCGACCAGCTCTCCGCCGCCGACCCGGAGTTGTTCGCCAGCACGGCAAACCTGACCGTGGACACGACCGACCCCGAGTCGGTCAGGGCCGGCGTGCGCTGGTGGGAGGAGCTGACCGCGGCCGGCGGCGAGGGCATGGTCGTCAAGCCGATGGCCAACCTGACGCGCGGCCGGCGCGGGCTGGTGCAGCCGGGGCTGAAGGTGCGCGGGCGGGAGTACCTGCGGATCATCTACGGGCCCGACTACACCGAGCCGGGCAACATCGACCGGCTGCGGCAGCGTGGCCTCGCGGCCAAGCGGTCGCTGGCGGCACGGGAGTACGCGCTGGGCATCGAGGGACTGGAGCGGCTGGCCCGCGGCGAGCCGCTGTGGCGCGTGCACGAATGCGTGTTCGCCGTGCTGGCGCTGGAGTCCGAACCCGTGGATCCGAGGCTGTAG
- a CDS encoding nucleotidyltransferase domain-containing protein, with translation MTAVDVPGLREVVAEQPYRLLFATVSGAHLYGFPSADSDVDLRGVHLLPADEVIGLRHGPETLERMWLRDGVELDLVTHDLLKFVRLLLRPNGYVLEQLLSPLVVQTSDAHAELAGHAAGCITRRHAHHYRGFAHTQWQLFGRNNELKPLLYTFRALLTGINLMRTGVIEADLSVLVESLDGPSFLPELIAAKAAGEHLTLTGGPSPEQLWQTYEQWLAELVAAQEKSTLPEQPSAEPQLHDFVVRLRLTA, from the coding sequence GTGACCGCCGTGGACGTTCCCGGGCTGCGTGAGGTCGTCGCCGAACAGCCGTACCGGCTGCTGTTCGCCACCGTGTCCGGCGCGCACCTGTACGGCTTCCCGTCCGCCGACTCCGACGTGGACCTGCGGGGCGTGCACCTGCTGCCCGCCGACGAGGTGATCGGGCTGCGGCACGGACCGGAGACGCTGGAGCGGATGTGGCTGCGGGACGGGGTCGAACTCGACCTCGTCACCCACGACCTGCTCAAGTTCGTCCGACTTCTGTTGCGCCCCAACGGTTATGTTCTCGAGCAGCTGCTGTCCCCGCTGGTCGTCCAGACCTCCGACGCCCACGCCGAGCTCGCCGGCCACGCCGCCGGGTGCATCACCCGGCGGCACGCCCACCACTACCGGGGCTTCGCCCACACCCAGTGGCAGCTGTTCGGCCGTAACAACGAGCTCAAGCCCCTGCTCTACACGTTCCGGGCCCTGCTCACCGGCATCAACCTCATGCGCACCGGCGTGATCGAGGCGGATCTGTCCGTGCTGGTCGAAAGCCTCGACGGGCCGTCGTTCCTGCCCGAGCTCATCGCCGCCAAGGCCGCTGGCGAACACCTCACCCTGACCGGCGGCCCGTCACCGGAGCAGCTGTGGCAGACCTACGAGCAGTGGCTGGCGGAGTTGGTCGCCGCGCAGGAGAAGTCCACGCTCCCCGAGCAGCCCTCGGCCGAACCCCAGCTGCACGACTTCGTGGTCCGACTCCGACTCACAGCCTGA
- a CDS encoding 3' terminal RNA ribose 2'-O-methyltransferase Hen1, which produces MLLTLTTTMPQATDLGFLLHKHPDKAQTFPVSAGSAHVFYPRATDAECTAALLLEVDPIALVRGDRGQGLFQYVNDRPYAASSMLAVALGSVFRTAMNGRCDVKPELPGREIPLSVHLPVVPARGGADLVRRLFEPLGWAVGVEQIESSRYVDLRLAGTLRLADALNHLYVLLPVLDDAKHYWVSHDEVDKLLRAGEGWLAAHPERELISRRYLAHQRGYVRSALERLGEVDEFDPEDAEPGPEKSTLRRESLAELRRAAVLAALRQSGARRVVDLGCGPGALLRLLVKDPQFEEILGVDVSTAALRTAADRLNDRELRRVTLRQSALTYKDAELAGYDAAVLMEVVEHLDPPRLPALERSVFGAAKPRTVIVTTPNVEYNVRYEGLAAGAFRHPDHRFEWTRAQFAAWAEAVAAQHGYRVQYLPVGEPDPELGPPTQMAVFSREEEAS; this is translated from the coding sequence GTGCTCCTGACCCTGACCACCACCATGCCGCAGGCCACTGACCTGGGCTTCCTCCTGCACAAGCACCCGGACAAGGCGCAGACGTTCCCCGTGTCCGCGGGTTCCGCGCACGTGTTCTACCCACGCGCCACCGACGCCGAGTGCACCGCGGCGCTGCTGCTGGAGGTCGACCCGATCGCGCTGGTTCGTGGCGACCGAGGTCAGGGGCTGTTCCAGTACGTCAACGACCGGCCGTACGCCGCCAGTTCGATGCTGGCGGTGGCGCTGGGGTCGGTATTCCGGACGGCCATGAACGGCCGCTGCGACGTGAAGCCGGAGCTGCCGGGGCGGGAGATCCCGCTCAGCGTGCACCTGCCGGTGGTACCGGCGCGCGGCGGCGCGGATCTCGTGCGGCGGCTGTTCGAGCCGCTGGGCTGGGCCGTGGGCGTTGAGCAGATCGAAAGCTCCCGCTACGTCGACCTGAGGCTGGCCGGCACGCTGCGGCTGGCCGACGCGCTGAACCACCTGTACGTGCTGCTGCCCGTGCTCGACGACGCAAAACACTACTGGGTGTCCCACGACGAGGTCGACAAGCTGCTGCGGGCCGGCGAGGGCTGGCTGGCCGCGCACCCGGAGCGGGAGCTGATCAGCCGCCGATACCTTGCGCACCAGCGGGGTTACGTCCGATCGGCGCTGGAGCGGCTGGGCGAGGTGGACGAGTTCGACCCGGAGGACGCCGAACCCGGTCCGGAAAAATCGACACTGCGCCGAGAGTCCCTCGCGGAGCTGCGGCGCGCTGCCGTGCTGGCGGCGCTGCGGCAGTCCGGGGCCCGGCGCGTGGTCGACCTCGGCTGTGGGCCCGGGGCGCTGCTGCGTCTGCTGGTCAAGGACCCGCAGTTCGAGGAGATCCTCGGTGTGGACGTGTCGACGGCGGCGCTGCGCACGGCTGCCGACCGGCTCAACGACCGGGAGCTGCGGCGCGTCACCCTGCGGCAGTCGGCGTTGACGTACAAGGACGCGGAGCTGGCCGGTTACGACGCGGCGGTGCTGATGGAGGTCGTCGAGCACCTCGACCCGCCGCGGCTGCCGGCGCTGGAGCGGTCGGTGTTCGGCGCGGCGAAACCGCGGACAGTGATCGTCACTACCCCGAACGTCGAGTACAACGTGCGGTACGAGGGCCTGGCGGCGGGCGCTTTCCGCCATCCGGACCACCGGTTCGAGTGGACCCGGGCGCAGTTCGCGGCGTGGGCGGAAGCCGTTGCCGCCCAGCATGGTTACCGCGTCCAGTACCTTCCCGTCGGAGAGCCGGACCCGGAGCTGGGTCCGCCGACGCAGATGGCCGTCTTCAGCCGGGAGGAGGAGGCGTCATGA
- a CDS encoding nucleotidyltransferase domain-containing protein, with translation MIEHTVLSVIVGSHAYGLDTDESDVDRRGVYVPPTRLFWTFEKPPTSVDGPEQERVSWEVEHFLALGLKANPTVLEVLASDLVETCTPLGEELRALLPALLSQRAADSFRRATAQQFARAAAAMASGGTPRWKQVMHVIRLLTLCDRLLTTGELVIKVGEHRSQLLAVREGDVPWKDVVKWVEDLRDRTARAVLRSPLPAVPDTAAVEDWLVSVRRRSALEEL, from the coding sequence ATGATCGAGCACACCGTGTTGTCCGTGATCGTCGGCTCGCACGCGTACGGGCTGGACACCGACGAGTCCGATGTGGACCGCCGGGGCGTGTACGTGCCGCCGACGCGGCTGTTCTGGACCTTCGAGAAGCCGCCGACCTCGGTGGACGGGCCGGAGCAGGAACGGGTGAGCTGGGAGGTCGAGCACTTCCTCGCGTTGGGGCTGAAGGCCAACCCCACCGTGCTGGAGGTGCTCGCTTCCGACCTCGTCGAGACGTGCACTCCACTGGGCGAGGAGCTGCGGGCCCTGCTTCCGGCGCTGCTGTCCCAGCGGGCCGCCGACAGCTTCCGTCGGGCCACCGCGCAGCAGTTCGCACGGGCCGCCGCCGCCATGGCCAGCGGCGGCACGCCTCGGTGGAAGCAGGTCATGCACGTGATCCGACTGTTGACCCTGTGCGACCGGCTACTGACCACCGGAGAACTGGTGATCAAGGTCGGCGAGCACCGGTCGCAGCTGCTGGCCGTGCGCGAAGGCGACGTGCCGTGGAAGGACGTCGTGAAGTGGGTGGAGGATCTGCGCGACCGCACCGCGCGGGCCGTGCTCCGCTCCCCGCTGCCCGCGGTGCCCGACACCGCCGCCGTCGAGGACTGGCTGGTGTCGGTGCGCCGGAGATCCGCTTTGGAGGAACTGTGA
- a CDS encoding thioredoxin domain-containing protein, with amino-acid sequence MANRLADATSPYLLQHADNPVDWWPWSEEAFAEARRRGVPVLLSVGYAACHWCHVMAHESFEDEATAEIMNRNFVNIKVDREERPDVDAVYMAATQAMTGQGGWPMTCFLTPDGEPFYCGTYSPPEPRPGIPSFRQLMAAVVDAWTTRGDEVRQAAGQIVAELDKNARPLPESTVDAEVLDGAVVSLLAEYDRAHGGFGRAPKFPPSMALEFLLRHHERTDSVQSLSLAEGTFEAMARGGMYDQLGGGFARYSVDAGWVVPHFEKMLYDNALLLRAYAHFARRTGSALAQRIAIETAEFLAGALRTEEGGFAAALDADTDGVEGLTYVWTPAQLVEVLGEEDGAWAAEVFTVTEEGTFEEGASTLQYLRDVEDVDRLASVRERLLEARAERPQPARDDKIVTAWNGLAIGALAEAGAALGQPAWIGLAATAASLLVRVHLVDGRLRRTSRDGVVGTAAGVLEDYGCLAEGLLALHQATGAAEWLEVAVQLLDTALERFADPTEAGVFHDTADDAEKLVGRPADVSDNASPSGASSLAGALLTASALVGYDKASRYREAAEAAVTRAGLLVARAPRFAGHWLTVAEAIAQGPIQVAIATTHGDPRGESLRDAALAHAPGGAVVLAGEPDSAPLLADRPLIYDAPAAYVCRGYVCDRPVGSTDELLVALERR; translated from the coding sequence ATGGCCAACCGCCTCGCTGATGCCACGAGCCCCTACCTGCTGCAGCACGCCGACAACCCGGTCGACTGGTGGCCATGGTCGGAGGAGGCCTTCGCCGAGGCCCGCCGCCGCGGCGTCCCGGTGCTGCTGTCCGTCGGCTACGCGGCCTGCCACTGGTGTCACGTGATGGCGCACGAGTCCTTCGAGGACGAGGCGACCGCGGAGATCATGAACCGCAACTTCGTCAACATCAAGGTGGACCGCGAGGAACGCCCGGATGTCGACGCGGTGTACATGGCCGCCACGCAGGCGATGACCGGCCAGGGCGGCTGGCCGATGACGTGCTTCCTGACGCCCGACGGCGAGCCGTTCTACTGCGGCACCTACTCGCCACCCGAGCCGCGGCCGGGCATTCCCTCGTTCCGGCAGCTGATGGCCGCCGTGGTGGACGCGTGGACCACTCGCGGCGACGAGGTCCGGCAGGCCGCCGGGCAGATCGTGGCCGAGCTGGACAAGAACGCCCGGCCGCTGCCGGAGTCCACTGTGGATGCCGAGGTGCTGGACGGGGCCGTGGTGTCGCTGCTGGCCGAGTACGACCGTGCCCACGGCGGATTCGGCCGCGCGCCGAAGTTCCCGCCGTCGATGGCGCTGGAGTTCCTGCTGCGCCACCACGAGCGCACCGACTCCGTGCAGTCCCTGTCGCTGGCCGAGGGCACGTTCGAGGCGATGGCCCGCGGCGGCATGTACGACCAGCTCGGCGGCGGCTTCGCCCGCTACAGCGTGGACGCCGGCTGGGTGGTTCCGCACTTCGAGAAGATGCTGTACGACAACGCGTTGCTGCTGCGGGCGTACGCCCACTTCGCGCGGCGCACCGGATCGGCGCTGGCGCAACGGATCGCCATCGAGACCGCGGAGTTCCTCGCCGGCGCCTTGCGGACCGAGGAGGGCGGGTTCGCGGCCGCGTTGGACGCCGACACCGACGGCGTCGAGGGGCTGACCTACGTGTGGACGCCTGCGCAGCTGGTCGAGGTGCTCGGTGAGGAAGACGGCGCGTGGGCGGCTGAGGTCTTCACGGTGACGGAAGAGGGCACCTTCGAGGAGGGTGCCTCGACGTTGCAGTACCTGCGGGACGTGGAGGACGTGGACCGGCTGGCGTCCGTGCGGGAACGGCTGTTGGAGGCGCGGGCGGAGCGACCGCAACCCGCCCGTGACGACAAGATCGTGACGGCGTGGAACGGGCTCGCCATCGGGGCGCTGGCCGAGGCCGGTGCAGCGCTCGGGCAGCCGGCGTGGATCGGGCTTGCCGCCACGGCGGCGTCGCTGCTGGTGCGCGTGCACCTCGTCGACGGTCGGCTGCGGCGGACCTCCCGTGACGGCGTTGTAGGCACCGCTGCCGGCGTGTTGGAGGACTACGGCTGCCTCGCCGAGGGGCTGCTGGCGCTGCACCAGGCCACCGGCGCGGCGGAGTGGCTGGAGGTCGCCGTGCAGCTGCTGGACACGGCGTTGGAGCGGTTCGCCGATCCGACCGAGGCCGGCGTCTTCCACGACACCGCCGACGACGCCGAGAAACTCGTGGGGCGGCCCGCCGACGTCAGCGACAACGCCAGCCCCTCCGGTGCGTCGTCCCTGGCCGGCGCGCTGCTCACGGCGTCCGCGCTCGTCGGCTACGACAAGGCATCGCGCTACCGGGAGGCCGCCGAGGCCGCCGTCACCCGTGCCGGCCTGCTCGTGGCACGGGCGCCTCGGTTCGCCGGGCATTGGCTGACCGTGGCCGAAGCCATCGCGCAGGGGCCGATCCAGGTCGCCATCGCCACGACTCACGGCGACCCGCGCGGCGAATCGCTCCGCGACGCCGCCCTGGCACACGCCCCCGGTGGTGCCGTGGTGCTGGCCGGCGAGCCCGACTCCGCGCCGCTGCTCGCCGACCGTCCGCTCATCTACGACGCCCCCGCCGCCTACGTGTGCCGCGGCTACGTCTGCGACCGCCCCGTCGGCTCCACCGACGAGCTACTCGTAGCCCTCGAACGCCGTTAA
- a CDS encoding sucrose phosphorylase domain-containing protein, which yields MGGSDVAAWYGPWGMVKPDDAAALCAGLDVPWWICGGWAIEAYAAVRREHRDIDLGVFRRDLPAVIEHFSARFHVWAFGDGALKPVTWGEDLPSWAGQLWIREHASAPWLLDIKLTDDRDGKWVYQRDPSLALPLAEATWEGRGIRYLRPELVILFKARDALARDEADLVATLPWLDAAGRHRCADLISRQHPDHPWLKLLG from the coding sequence GTGGGCGGGTCGGACGTCGCCGCGTGGTACGGGCCTTGGGGGATGGTCAAGCCCGACGACGCGGCGGCGCTGTGTGCCGGCCTCGACGTGCCGTGGTGGATCTGCGGCGGGTGGGCGATCGAGGCGTACGCGGCCGTGCGCCGGGAGCACCGCGACATCGACCTCGGCGTCTTCCGCCGCGACCTGCCGGCCGTGATCGAGCACTTCTCCGCCCGGTTCCACGTATGGGCCTTCGGTGACGGGGCCCTGAAGCCGGTCACCTGGGGCGAGGACCTGCCGTCGTGGGCCGGCCAGCTGTGGATCCGCGAGCACGCGTCCGCGCCGTGGCTGCTGGACATCAAGCTCACCGACGACCGCGACGGCAAGTGGGTCTACCAGCGGGATCCGTCGCTGGCATTGCCGCTGGCCGAGGCGACCTGGGAAGGGCGCGGCATCCGCTACCTGCGGCCCGAGCTGGTGATCCTGTTCAAGGCCCGGGACGCCCTCGCCCGTGACGAGGCCGACCTGGTCGCCACCCTGCCGTGGCTGGACGCCGCCGGGCGGCACCGCTGCGCCGACTTGATCAGCCGCCAGCACCCCGACCACCCGTGGCTCAAGCTGCTCGGCTGA
- a CDS encoding DUF885 domain-containing protein: MELQVVREYLTLGLRMDRLLPGAVDAYTGPAALRAQVAGEPVPDPGELRLGAAELRRAVADADLSPQRREFLTAQLVAMETTCARLAGRPIGFVAEVETCFQTTIGLGDPDVYAQAHRQLRRLLPGLGSLRRRVARYRSGEEIPKERIGDCVQVLSADLRARAAERFGLPAGESVQYEIVDNRAWSGFNSYLGGYRSRVSLNVAQGHRVSTLAHLIAHEAYPGHHTEHCRKEAGAIRVDGQWEQSMFVLNTPQCVVAEGLAELGVYAAVGPHWGAWATALFAEAGVHVDGELLEAVDLATTTLQAVRQDAMLMLHDRGADEDDVVGFLSRWLLVPEFRAYRLLPFLTDPLWRAYTTTYVEGSRLVRRWLAARGPVDLATRYSRLLDEPLVPAGLRAELTTTPSSFR; this comes from the coding sequence ATGGAACTCCAGGTCGTGCGCGAATATCTGACGCTTGGTCTGCGAATGGACCGGCTGCTGCCGGGCGCGGTGGACGCGTACACCGGGCCCGCCGCGCTGCGCGCCCAGGTCGCCGGGGAGCCCGTCCCCGATCCGGGCGAATTGCGTTTGGGGGCCGCCGAGTTGCGGCGCGCCGTCGCCGACGCCGACCTGAGTCCCCAGCGACGCGAGTTCCTCACCGCCCAGCTGGTCGCCATGGAGACCACGTGCGCGCGGCTGGCCGGCCGGCCCATCGGCTTCGTCGCCGAGGTCGAGACGTGTTTCCAGACCACGATCGGGCTCGGCGACCCGGACGTCTACGCACAGGCGCACCGGCAGCTGCGCCGGCTGCTGCCGGGCCTCGGCTCACTGCGCCGCCGGGTCGCGCGGTATCGATCGGGTGAGGAGATCCCGAAGGAGCGCATCGGCGACTGCGTTCAGGTGCTCTCCGCCGACCTCCGCGCCCGCGCGGCGGAGCGGTTCGGGTTGCCGGCCGGTGAGTCCGTGCAGTACGAGATCGTCGACAACCGCGCGTGGAGCGGGTTCAACAGCTACCTCGGCGGCTACCGGTCGCGGGTGTCGCTGAACGTGGCGCAGGGGCACCGAGTGTCCACGTTGGCCCATCTCATCGCGCACGAGGCGTACCCAGGGCACCACACCGAGCACTGCCGCAAGGAAGCCGGCGCGATCCGCGTCGACGGGCAGTGGGAGCAGAGCATGTTCGTGCTCAACACGCCGCAGTGCGTGGTCGCCGAGGGGCTCGCCGAGCTGGGCGTGTACGCCGCCGTCGGGCCGCACTGGGGCGCCTGGGCCACCGCGTTGTTCGCCGAGGCCGGCGTGCACGTCGACGGGGAGCTGCTGGAGGCCGTCGACCTGGCCACGACCACGCTGCAGGCCGTCCGCCAGGACGCGATGCTGATGCTGCACGACCGCGGCGCCGACGAGGACGACGTGGTCGGCTTCCTGTCCCGCTGGCTGCTCGTGCCCGAGTTCCGGGCGTACCGGCTGCTGCCGTTCCTGACCGACCCGCTCTGGCGGGCGTACACCACGACCTATGTGGAGGGTTCGCGGCTGGTGCGGCGATGGTTGGCCGCTCGTGGCCCGGTCGACCTGGCCACCCGGTACTCCCGGCTGTTGGACGAGCCCCTTGTGCCGGCCGGGCTTCGCGCAGAGCTGACAACTACGCCCAGTAGTTTCCGGTGA
- the trhA gene encoding PAQR family membrane homeostasis protein TrhA: MTAATLDHTPPAPPKPRLRGWLHFWSFFASLATGVTLVSVAAATVSATAALATSVYGLTILGLFGVSALYHRRNWLSVRARTVMKRLDHSMIFVFIAGTYTPFAVLALPGTTGTIVLSVVWGGALLGVALKMAWPHAPRWLGVPIYIALGWVAVFVLPDLLHHAGITSFVLLLAGGALYTAGAVFYATKWPDPWPKVFGYHEFFHAATVLAALCHYIAIWFALYP; the protein is encoded by the coding sequence GTGACCGCTGCGACCCTCGACCACACCCCGCCCGCACCGCCGAAGCCGCGGCTGCGGGGCTGGCTGCACTTCTGGTCGTTCTTCGCCTCGCTGGCCACCGGCGTGACCCTGGTGTCGGTCGCCGCGGCCACCGTGTCGGCGACGGCCGCGCTCGCGACTTCCGTGTACGGCTTGACGATTCTCGGCCTGTTCGGGGTCAGCGCGCTCTATCACCGGCGGAACTGGCTGAGCGTGCGGGCCAGGACGGTGATGAAGCGGCTCGACCACTCGATGATCTTCGTGTTCATCGCCGGCACCTACACGCCGTTCGCCGTGCTGGCCCTGCCGGGGACGACCGGGACCATCGTGCTGTCGGTGGTGTGGGGCGGCGCGCTGCTCGGCGTGGCCCTGAAGATGGCCTGGCCGCACGCGCCCCGTTGGCTTGGCGTGCCGATCTACATCGCGCTCGGCTGGGTCGCGGTCTTCGTGCTGCCCGATCTGTTGCACCACGCGGGAATCACGTCGTTCGTGCTGCTGCTCGCCGGCGGCGCGCTGTACACCGCCGGCGCCGTCTTCTACGCCACGAAGTGGCCCGACCCGTGGCCGAAGGTGTTCGGGTACCACGAGTTCTTCCACGCGGCGACGGTGCTGGCCGCGCTCTGCCACTACATCGCCATCTGGTTCGCGCTCTACCCGTGA
- a CDS encoding isoprenyl transferase: protein MGLRKRLSRIVYGLYEMRLNQQITAARRRPRHVGVILDGNRRWAKEAGFEDVADGHRAGARKIADLLEWCREAEVEVVTLWLLATDNLKKRSSDELSALLLIIADVVDELAEPGNPWRLRIVGALDLLPADIANRLTAAGQRTANRNGMEVNVAVGYGGRQEIADAVRKLLLQHAEAGTPIEELAEVLDVDHIAEHLYTSGQPDPDLLIRTSGEQRLSGFLLWQSAHSEFWFTEAYWPEFRHVDFLRALRDFAWRHRRYGS from the coding sequence GTGGGTCTTCGCAAGCGCCTGAGCAGGATCGTCTACGGCCTGTACGAGATGCGCCTCAACCAACAGATCACCGCGGCCAGGCGGCGACCGCGGCACGTGGGCGTGATCCTGGACGGCAACCGCAGATGGGCCAAGGAAGCCGGCTTCGAGGACGTCGCCGACGGTCACCGCGCGGGCGCCCGCAAGATCGCCGACCTGCTGGAGTGGTGCCGCGAGGCCGAGGTCGAGGTCGTCACCCTGTGGCTGCTGGCCACCGACAACCTGAAGAAGCGCTCCAGCGACGAGCTGTCGGCGCTGCTGCTGATCATCGCCGATGTGGTCGACGAGCTCGCCGAGCCCGGCAACCCGTGGCGGCTGCGCATCGTCGGCGCGCTCGACCTGCTGCCCGCCGACATTGCCAACCGGCTCACTGCGGCCGGGCAGCGCACCGCCAACCGCAACGGCATGGAGGTCAACGTCGCCGTCGGCTACGGCGGCCGCCAGGAGATCGCCGACGCGGTGCGCAAGCTGCTGCTGCAGCACGCTGAGGCCGGCACGCCGATCGAGGAGCTGGCCGAGGTCCTGGACGTGGACCACATCGCCGAGCACCTCTACACCTCCGGGCAGCCCGACCCGGACCTGCTGATCCGCACCTCCGGCGAGCAGCGGCTGTCCGGCTTCCTGCTCTGGCAGTCCGCGCACTCGGAGTTCTGGTTCACCGAGGCGTACTGGCCCGAGTTCCGGCACGTCGACTTCCTGCGCGCACTGCGTGACTTCGCCTGGCGGCACCGCCGCTACGGCTCGTAG